A region from the Natronomonas salsuginis genome encodes:
- a CDS encoding alpha-ketoacid dehydrogenase subunit beta, with protein MAQKTQSAERELTMSRAMVEAIATEMRESEEVFVMGEDIADYGGIFDSTQGLLDEFGHERIMDVPIAETGFIGAGVGAAQSGMRPIVELMFADFFGVCMDQIYNNMAKNTYMSGGAFSVPMVLMTAVGGTYNDAAQHSQTLYGTFAHLPGMKVVVPSTAYDAKGLMHNAIRDDDPVVFMFHKRLMGIGWMPAPDGPKTGVPEDPYTIPFGEASVQREGSDVTVVTLGLHVHRALDAAETLADDGIDAEVIDLRTLKPLDTDTVLESVRKTGRLVVVDEDYRSYGVTGEIVATVAEDALADLEAVERLALPDVPIPYSRPLEDEVIPGVEDIADAVRMVQG; from the coding sequence ATGGCGCAGAAGACCCAGTCGGCCGAGCGCGAACTGACGATGAGCCGGGCGATGGTTGAGGCGATCGCGACCGAGATGCGCGAGAGCGAGGAGGTGTTCGTGATGGGCGAGGACATCGCCGACTACGGTGGCATCTTCGACTCCACGCAGGGGCTTCTCGATGAGTTCGGTCACGAGCGAATCATGGACGTCCCGATCGCCGAGACGGGGTTCATCGGGGCCGGCGTCGGCGCGGCGCAGTCGGGAATGCGACCGATTGTCGAGTTGATGTTCGCCGACTTCTTCGGCGTCTGCATGGATCAGATCTACAACAACATGGCGAAGAACACCTACATGTCCGGCGGGGCGTTCAGCGTCCCGATGGTGTTGATGACGGCCGTCGGCGGTACCTACAACGACGCCGCCCAGCACTCCCAGACGCTGTACGGAACCTTCGCGCATCTCCCGGGCATGAAGGTGGTCGTCCCGAGCACGGCCTACGACGCCAAGGGGCTGATGCACAACGCCATCCGCGACGACGATCCGGTCGTCTTCATGTTCCACAAGCGGCTCATGGGGATCGGCTGGATGCCTGCCCCGGATGGACCGAAGACGGGCGTACCGGAGGATCCCTACACGATTCCGTTCGGCGAGGCGAGCGTGCAACGCGAGGGGAGCGACGTGACCGTCGTGACGCTCGGGTTGCACGTCCACCGCGCTCTGGATGCCGCCGAGACGCTCGCCGATGACGGGATCGACGCCGAAGTGATCGATCTCCGGACGCTGAAACCGCTCGACACCGATACCGTACTCGAGTCCGTCAGGAAGACGGGGCGGCTGGTCGTCGTCGACGAGGATTACCGATCGTACGGCGTCACCGGCGAAATCGTGGCGACCGTGGCCGAAGACGCGCTCGCGGATCTCGAAGCGGTCGAGCGACTCGCGCTCCCCGACGTGCCGATCCCGTATTCGCGGCCCCTCGAAGACGAGGTCATCCCCGGCGTCGAGGACATCGCGGACGCCGTTCGCATGGTCCAAGGATGA
- a CDS encoding lipoyl domain-containing protein: protein MSDERVAVAVDDIWPEDTDEDEGVVVNWFVREGASVEEGDTLCEIQVEKVSVDVLAPASGELVEVVRGEDSEFGRGDTLAWIRSE from the coding sequence ATGAGCGACGAGCGCGTCGCCGTCGCCGTCGACGACATCTGGCCCGAGGACACCGATGAGGACGAGGGGGTCGTGGTCAACTGGTTCGTCCGCGAGGGCGCGAGCGTCGAGGAGGGTGACACCCTCTGTGAGATCCAGGTCGAGAAAGTGAGCGTCGACGTGCTCGCGCCCGCGAGCGGCGAGCTCGTCGAGGTCGTCCGCGGCGAAGATTCGGAGTTCGGCCGTGGCGACACGCTCGCGTGGATTCGTTCGGAATGA
- a CDS encoding DUF3311 domain-containing protein → MSSKVKRYGWIALMALLIAFTIPWFLWGDARLLLGLPLWLWWHVGWMVLASAVFWLFTRHAWGVWIVDERGEKA, encoded by the coding sequence ATGAGTTCGAAAGTGAAGCGTTATGGATGGATTGCGTTGATGGCTTTATTAATAGCATTTACCATCCCCTGGTTCCTCTGGGGTGACGCCCGACTCCTGCTCGGACTACCGCTGTGGCTGTGGTGGCACGTCGGCTGGATGGTTCTCGCTTCGGCCGTATTCTGGCTATTCACACGGCACGCGTGGGGCGTCTGGATCGTCGACGAACGAGGGGAGAAAGCATGA